The following proteins come from a genomic window of Macadamia integrifolia cultivar HAES 741 chromosome 14, SCU_Mint_v3, whole genome shotgun sequence:
- the LOC122061015 gene encoding dnaJ homolog subfamily B member 8-like isoform X1 has product MLSLVISKCHPSSNSVDELCRNEVREEPVDSSMNLHGITQTIETTTTAFDSFSTCRSSQPLHCRVHYLRSQAKPSIPIHRYGRGSDLNLLLFAPQAFLRSSKKRAERNGYTLLKASRRESPSEVLGVSPTATPEEIKRAYRKLALRYHPDVNKEANAREKFVRIKHAYNTLLTSESWQRYDYGNSGSSYSNSAVQINQDEEEFYGFGNFLRDVQITIGDFFRDLQVEFRNWEANVGSQGKPKGLWEELTDTGEEFVEFLEKELNVTDPEAGNDETPPSSVPYSKSRSDGRGDEQNRAGNKNSIEDHIIEIEATLAQLKNELGL; this is encoded by the exons ATGTTATCACTTGTTATCTCGAAGTGTCATCCTAGTTCGAACTCTGTAGACGAGCTTTGCAGGAATGAGGTGAGGGAAGAACCAGTGGATTCATCCATGAATTTGCATGGAATCACTCAAACTATAGAAACAACGACAACAGCATTCGACTCTTTCAGTACCTGTCGGTCCTCACAACCTCTTCACTGTCGTGTTCACTACCTGCGGAGCCAAGCGAAACCTTCCATCCCCATTCACAGATATGGCCGTGGAAGTGATTTAAATCTTCTTCTGTTCGCTCCACAAGCTTTCTTGCGCAGTTCCAAGAAAAGGGCTGAGAGAAACGGTTATACCCTTTTGAAGGCAAGTCGTAGAGAGTCCCCATCTGAAGTGTTGGGCGTATCGCCCACTGCAACGCCTGAAGAGATTAAGAGAGCTTATAGAAAGCTTGCTCTCAGGTACCATCCTGATGTTAACAAGGAG GCAAATGCTCGGGAGAAATTTGTGAGGATAAAACATGCATACAATACATTATTGACCTCAGAATCATGGCAGAGATACGACTATGGAAATAGTGGATCCAGTTATTCCAACTCCGCAGTTCAAATAAATCAAGATGAGGAGGAGTTCTATGGTTTTG GTAATTTTCTGAGGGATGTTCAAATAACAATAG GGGACTTCTTTAGAGACCTCCAAGTAGAATTCCGTAACTGGGAAGCTAATGTTGGTTCACAAGGGAAGCCAAAGGGCTTATGGGAGGAGTTGACG GACACTGGCGAAGAATTTGTGGAATTTCTAGAGAAAGAGCTGAACGTCACTGATCCTGAAGCTGGAAACGATGAAACACCTCCCAGTAGTGTTCCATATTCAAAATCCAGGTCAGATGGTAGGGGAGATGAACAAAACAGAGCAGGCAACAAGAATAGCATTGAGGACCATATCATTGAGATTGAAGCCACTCTTGCTCAGTTGAAAAACGAATTAGGGCTATAG
- the LOC122061015 gene encoding chaperone protein DnaJ-like isoform X2 produces MLSLVISKCHPSSNSVDELCRNEVREEPVDSSMNLHGITQTIETTTTAFDSFSTCRSSQPLHCRVHYLRSQAKPSIPIHRYGRGSDLNLLLFAPQAFLRSSKKRAERNGYTLLKASRRESPSEVLGVSPTATPEEIKRAYRKLALRYHPDVNKEANAREKFVRIKHAYNTLLTSESWQRYDYGNSGSSYSNSAVQINQDEEEFYGFGDFFRDLQVEFRNWEANVGSQGKPKGLWEELTDTGEEFVEFLEKELNVTDPEAGNDETPPSSVPYSKSRSDGRGDEQNRAGNKNSIEDHIIEIEATLAQLKNELGL; encoded by the exons ATGTTATCACTTGTTATCTCGAAGTGTCATCCTAGTTCGAACTCTGTAGACGAGCTTTGCAGGAATGAGGTGAGGGAAGAACCAGTGGATTCATCCATGAATTTGCATGGAATCACTCAAACTATAGAAACAACGACAACAGCATTCGACTCTTTCAGTACCTGTCGGTCCTCACAACCTCTTCACTGTCGTGTTCACTACCTGCGGAGCCAAGCGAAACCTTCCATCCCCATTCACAGATATGGCCGTGGAAGTGATTTAAATCTTCTTCTGTTCGCTCCACAAGCTTTCTTGCGCAGTTCCAAGAAAAGGGCTGAGAGAAACGGTTATACCCTTTTGAAGGCAAGTCGTAGAGAGTCCCCATCTGAAGTGTTGGGCGTATCGCCCACTGCAACGCCTGAAGAGATTAAGAGAGCTTATAGAAAGCTTGCTCTCAGGTACCATCCTGATGTTAACAAGGAG GCAAATGCTCGGGAGAAATTTGTGAGGATAAAACATGCATACAATACATTATTGACCTCAGAATCATGGCAGAGATACGACTATGGAAATAGTGGATCCAGTTATTCCAACTCCGCAGTTCAAATAAATCAAGATGAGGAGGAGTTCTATGGTTTTG GGGACTTCTTTAGAGACCTCCAAGTAGAATTCCGTAACTGGGAAGCTAATGTTGGTTCACAAGGGAAGCCAAAGGGCTTATGGGAGGAGTTGACG GACACTGGCGAAGAATTTGTGGAATTTCTAGAGAAAGAGCTGAACGTCACTGATCCTGAAGCTGGAAACGATGAAACACCTCCCAGTAGTGTTCCATATTCAAAATCCAGGTCAGATGGTAGGGGAGATGAACAAAACAGAGCAGGCAACAAGAATAGCATTGAGGACCATATCATTGAGATTGAAGCCACTCTTGCTCAGTTGAAAAACGAATTAGGGCTATAG